A portion of the Cryptomeria japonica chromosome 5, Sugi_1.0, whole genome shotgun sequence genome contains these proteins:
- the LOC131030184 gene encoding uncharacterized protein LOC131030184 isoform X2, with amino-acid sequence MCNKVARGGEEHEQDKGKEEEATNLAGYSYSGLTREREMSVMVSALSDVVAGTTGVKREREDVDEIQPSVHPRANPPLSLPPAMDFNLHPPWSLQLSYPSMQHHYYGAQIPITAPPTAAMMPALQTFLEMDNMGQIEKALGCTPLNISFFVSLISIRNFLGGVIAGFLMQKDKFPMPLMLIMKLLIACVEHVVTAFALPGSLYVASIVIGLSFGAQWPKSLRSSLVSGLHFTNRKWREMANKGEGQNKVLKHLPCCGYRDLKEASLLTRNVTQRRLFVVFICFLIMSPAEGASMRGILQYAPAVHSERTAAVMEDLVSKPRKLSEPSKPQIDRGRGAQHN; translated from the exons ATGTGTAACAAAGTGGCGAGAGGAGGAGAAGAACACGAGCAGGATAAGGGAAAAGAAGAGGAAGCAACAAATCTAGCGGGTTATAGTTATAGTGGACTAACGAGGGAGCGTGAAATGTCTGTGATGGTGTCGGCGCTGAGTGACGTGGTGGCTGGAACAACTGGAgttaagagagagagggaggatgtTGATGAGATTCAGCCTAGTGTTCATCCTAGGGCTAATccacctctctctcttcctcctgcTATGGACTTCAATCTTCATCCTCCATGGTCTCTGCAATTGTCATATCCATCTATGCAACACCACTATTATGGTGCTCAAATCCCCATTACTGCACCTCCCACCGCCGCCATGATGCCAGCGCTTCAAACATTTTTAG AGATGGACAACATGGGTCAGATTGAGAAAGCCCTGGGATGCACTCCTCTGAATATCAGCTTTTTTGTTTCTCTCATCAGCATCAGGAACTTTCTAGGTGGTGTGATTGCAGGATTTCTGATGCAAAAGGACAAATTTCCCATGCCATTGATGCTCATAATGAAATTGCTTATCGCTTGTGTTGAGCATGTCGTTACTGCTTTTGCTCTGCCAGGATCACTGTATGTAGCCTCAATCGTTATAGGCCTGTCTTTTGGAGCTCAATGGCCCAAATCCTTAAGATCCTCACTGGTCAGTGGATTGCATTTTACAAATAGAAAATGGAGGGAGATGGCAAACAAGGGTGAGGGACAAAACAAGGTCCTAAAGCACCTTCCCTGCTGTGGATATAGGGATCTGAAGGAGGCATCTCTTCTAACCAGAAATGTAACCCAAAGAAGATTGTTTGTGGTATTTATATGCTTTCTGATAATGTCCCCTGCTGAAGGGGCTTCCATGCGTGGTATCCTTCAATATGCTCCAGCTGTTCATTCAGAG AGAACTGCAGCTGTGATGGAGGACTTGGTGTCGAAGCCTCGCAAACTTTCAGAGCCAAGTAAACCTCAGATTGATCGAGGACGTGGTGCACAGCATAATTAA
- the LOC131030184 gene encoding uncharacterized protein LOC131030184 isoform X1 translates to MCNKVARGGEEHEQDKGKEEEATNLAGYSYSGLTREREMSVMVSALSDVVAGTTGVKREREDVDEIQPSVHPRANPPLSLPPAMDFNLHPPWSLQLSYPSMQHHYYGAQIPITAPPTAAMMPALQTFLGFLMIMIVVENILKNFSHSGYQIVAGLAILYRTFNIAVVLNAEMDNMGQIEKALGCTPLNISFFVSLISIRNFLGGVIAGFLMQKDKFPMPLMLIMKLLIACVEHVVTAFALPGSLYVASIVIGLSFGAQWPKSLRSSLVSGLHFTNRKWREMANKGEGQNKVLKHLPCCGYRDLKEASLLTRNVTQRRLFVVFICFLIMSPAEGASMRGILQYAPAVHSERTAAVMEDLVSKPRKLSEPSKPQIDRGRGAQHN, encoded by the exons ATGTGTAACAAAGTGGCGAGAGGAGGAGAAGAACACGAGCAGGATAAGGGAAAAGAAGAGGAAGCAACAAATCTAGCGGGTTATAGTTATAGTGGACTAACGAGGGAGCGTGAAATGTCTGTGATGGTGTCGGCGCTGAGTGACGTGGTGGCTGGAACAACTGGAgttaagagagagagggaggatgtTGATGAGATTCAGCCTAGTGTTCATCCTAGGGCTAATccacctctctctcttcctcctgcTATGGACTTCAATCTTCATCCTCCATGGTCTCTGCAATTGTCATATCCATCTATGCAACACCACTATTATGGTGCTCAAATCCCCATTACTGCACCTCCCACCGCCGCCATGATGCCAGCGCTTCAAACATTTTTAG GGTTTCTAATGATTATGATTGTGGTGGAGAACATACTGAAGAATTTTTCACATTCAGGCTATCAAATTGTAGCCGGCTTAGCAATCCTTTATCGCACGTTTAATATTGCTGTGGTTTTAAACGCAGAGATGGACAACATGGGTCAGATTGAGAAAGCCCTGGGATGCACTCCTCTGAATATCAGCTTTTTTGTTTCTCTCATCAGCATCAGGAACTTTCTAGGTGGTGTGATTGCAGGATTTCTGATGCAAAAGGACAAATTTCCCATGCCATTGATGCTCATAATGAAATTGCTTATCGCTTGTGTTGAGCATGTCGTTACTGCTTTTGCTCTGCCAGGATCACTGTATGTAGCCTCAATCGTTATAGGCCTGTCTTTTGGAGCTCAATGGCCCAAATCCTTAAGATCCTCACTGGTCAGTGGATTGCATTTTACAAATAGAAAATGGAGGGAGATGGCAAACAAGGGTGAGGGACAAAACAAGGTCCTAAAGCACCTTCCCTGCTGTGGATATAGGGATCTGAAGGAGGCATCTCTTCTAACCAGAAATGTAACCCAAAGAAGATTGTTTGTGGTATTTATATGCTTTCTGATAATGTCCCCTGCTGAAGGGGCTTCCATGCGTGGTATCCTTCAATATGCTCCAGCTGTTCATTCAGAG AGAACTGCAGCTGTGATGGAGGACTTGGTGTCGAAGCCTCGCAAACTTTCAGAGCCAAGTAAACCTCAGATTGATCGAGGACGTGGTGCACAGCATAATTAA